Proteins co-encoded in one Cytophaga hutchinsonii ATCC 33406 genomic window:
- a CDS encoding helix-turn-helix domain-containing protein, producing the protein MKEQADLRIILKKGILSDELELERALIMDRKLRLMVKENPELVESRKQLRSIIKAYENLNWSDDTKITDRQIKESDNAEFIAEHERYFLEKRKDVIKEQLKKFDLTQQDLGKILGHGKSYMSELMNGISPFSNKDLIIIHRLFHIKLEYLIPTFITQKEKERLRISLNKINKPELKLGKDDLIIVQ; encoded by the coding sequence ATGAAAGAGCAAGCAGATTTAAGAATTATCTTGAAAAAGGGGATTCTTTCAGATGAATTAGAATTAGAAAGAGCATTAATTATGGATAGAAAACTTCGCTTGATGGTAAAGGAAAATCCAGAGCTTGTCGAATCCAGAAAGCAATTACGATCAATTATTAAAGCCTACGAAAATTTGAATTGGTCGGATGATACAAAAATTACTGATAGGCAAATAAAAGAAAGCGATAATGCTGAATTTATTGCTGAACATGAAAGATATTTTTTAGAAAAAAGAAAAGATGTAATAAAAGAGCAACTTAAGAAATTTGATCTAACACAACAGGATTTGGGCAAAATATTAGGTCATGGAAAATCTTATATGTCAGAATTAATGAATGGCATAAGCCCTTTTAGTAATAAAGACTTAATTATTATTCATAGGCTCTTTCATATTAAATTAGAATATTTAATTCCAACGTTTATTACTCAAAAAGAAAAAGAAAGATTAAGGATTTCATTGAACAAAATTAATAAACCAGAGTTGAAATTGGGGAAAGATGATTTAATAATTGTCCAATAA
- a CDS encoding DUF6498-containing protein, with translation MLNKNHTAYVIDILTLLFFSGLTIVAVAMHEITIFYLIYVFWWDEIIKTVSDLSRLILRKHEIEDREQFKNDIKTRFFMLFLYFVFIIICFCFMIEWNTQEGLYRNIEILLFKNVYFNISLLSFAAREIYVYSNKKLVKNNLARTVMSKGVITLHLSIILGILLWTVATKKLASLPFELQSYSTILAIVPFLTIKFLFEWSEIKAKRKEMQKPG, from the coding sequence ATGCTGAATAAAAATCACACAGCTTACGTAATAGATATTCTGACGTTACTGTTTTTTTCAGGCTTAACCATTGTTGCAGTGGCTATGCATGAGATTACTATTTTTTATCTGATCTATGTTTTCTGGTGGGATGAAATTATTAAAACGGTTTCGGATCTGTCGCGTCTGATTCTGCGCAAACACGAAATTGAAGACCGGGAACAATTCAAAAACGATATCAAAACCCGGTTTTTTATGTTGTTTCTGTATTTCGTTTTTATCATCATCTGTTTTTGTTTCATGATCGAATGGAATACGCAAGAAGGGCTTTACAGAAATATAGAAATTCTGTTATTCAAAAATGTTTATTTCAATATCAGCCTGCTTTCCTTTGCTGCACGGGAGATCTATGTATACAGCAATAAAAAGCTTGTAAAAAATAATCTTGCCCGCACGGTCATGTCGAAAGGAGTTATAACCCTGCACCTTTCCATCATATTAGGAATTTTATTGTGGACAGTTGCAACAAAAAAATTGGCCTCGCTGCCATTTGAATTACAAAGCTACAGCACCATCTTAGCGATCGTCCCTTTTTTGACTATTAAGTTTTTATTTGAATGGTCGGAAATAAAGGCGAAACGGAAGGAAATGCAAAAGCCGGGATGA